One genomic window of Vulpes vulpes isolate BD-2025 chromosome 11, VulVul3, whole genome shotgun sequence includes the following:
- the LOC112910942 gene encoding olfactory receptor 56A4: MASPSNYSTAPVSEFLLICFPNYQSWQHWLSLPLSLLFLLAMGANATLLITIRLEASLHEPMYYLLSLLSLLDIVLCLTVIPKVLAIFWFDLRSISFSACFLQMFIMNSFLTMESCTFMVMAYDRYVAICHPLRYPSIITDQFVVRAAIFIVARNSIFSLPVPVLSSRLRYCAENIIKNCICTNLSVSKLSCDDITFNRLYQFVAGWTLLGSDLILIVLSYSFILKAVLRIKAEGATAKALSTCGSHFILILFFSTVLLVLVITNLARKRIPPDVPILLNILHHLIPPALNPIVYGVRTKEINQGIQKLLRRL; the protein is encoded by the coding sequence ATGGCTTCACCCAGCAACTACTCCACTGCTCCAGTCTCCGAATTCCTCCTCATCTGCTTCCCTAACTACCAGAGTTGGCAGCAttggctgtctctgcctctcagcctcctcttcctcctggccaTGGGGGCCAATGCCACCCTCTTGATCACTATCCGGCTGGAGGCCTCTCTGCACGAGCCCATGTACTACCTACTTagcctcctctccctgctggACATTGTGCTCTGCCTCACTGTCATCCCCAAGGTCCTGGCCATCTTCTGGTTTGATCTCAGGTCCATCAGCTTCTCAGCCTGCTTCCTCCAGATGTTCATAATGAACAGTTTTTTGACCATGGAGTCCTGCACATTCATggtcatggcctatgaccgctatgtggccatctgccaccCACTGAGGTACCCATCCATCATCACTGACCAATTTGTGGTTAGAGCTGCCATATTTATTGTGGCCAGGAATAGtatcttttctcttcctgttcctGTTCTTTCTTCCAGGCTTAGATACTGTGCAGAAAACATTATCAAGAACTGCATCTGCACTAACCTGTCTGTGTCCAAACTCTCCTGTGATGACATTACCTTCAATCGGCTCTACCAGTTTGTGGCAGGCTGGACCCTACTGGGCTCTGACCTCATCCTTATTGTTTTGTCCTACTCCTTCATCCTGAAAGCTGTGCTAAGGATCAAGGCTGAGGGTGCTACAGCCAAGGCCCTAAGCACATGTGGTTCCCACTTCATCCTCATCCTCTTCTTCAGCACAGTCCTGTTGGTTTTGGTCATCACTAACCTGGCCAGGAAGAGAATTCCCCCAGATGTCCCCATTCTACTCAACATCCTGCACCACCTCATCCCCCCAGCTCTGAACCCCATTGTTTATGGTGTGAGAACTAAGGAGATCAACCAAGGAATCCAGAAGCTGCTGAGAAGGTTGTAA